The following proteins are encoded in a genomic region of Methanoculleus bourgensis MS2:
- a CDS encoding daunorubicin resistance protein DrrA family ABC transporter ATP-binding protein has translation MDAIEVIGLTKRFGDNIAVNGIRFRVGEGETFGFLGPNGAGKTTTIRMLTGMTRITSGRALIHGHDIVRDTLAAKQLMGIVSETSNVYDELSAWDNLIFTGRLYHLGKAEIRRNARDLLETFDLYERRHEPAEAFSKGMKRRLTLAMGLVNRPRVLFLDEPTSGLDVQSRRIIRDVVQDLAQKNVTIFLTTHDIEEANVTCDRVAIINRGTIAAIDAPEKLKQTFESLQSVEVSFDAARPGLLEALRTLPQVNEVRKEGDKFRLYTADPPEVLGSLCVLAKEQNLRPISVTTRGPSLEEVFIRLTGLSIGTKKETGEADAGLV, from the coding sequence ATGGACGCGATCGAGGTGATCGGACTCACCAAACGGTTCGGCGACAACATCGCCGTGAACGGAATCAGGTTCAGGGTGGGGGAAGGCGAGACGTTCGGGTTCCTTGGCCCGAACGGGGCGGGCAAGACCACCACCATCAGGATGCTCACCGGCATGACCCGCATCACGAGCGGCCGCGCCCTGATCCACGGTCACGACATCGTCCGCGACACCCTGGCCGCGAAGCAGTTGATGGGTATCGTCTCCGAGACATCGAACGTCTACGACGAACTCTCAGCCTGGGACAACCTCATCTTCACCGGCCGGCTCTATCACCTCGGGAAGGCGGAGATCCGGAGGAACGCCCGGGACCTCCTCGAGACCTTCGACCTCTACGAACGGCGCCACGAGCCTGCAGAGGCGTTCTCGAAGGGGATGAAACGCCGCCTGACGCTTGCCATGGGGCTCGTGAACAGACCAAGGGTCCTCTTCCTCGACGAACCAACATCCGGGCTTGACGTCCAGAGCCGGCGGATCATCAGGGACGTCGTCCAGGACCTCGCCCAAAAGAACGTCACCATCTTCCTGACGACCCATGACATCGAGGAGGCGAATGTCACCTGCGACCGGGTCGCCATCATCAACCGGGGAACGATCGCGGCGATCGATGCGCCGGAGAAGTTGAAACAGACCTTTGAGAGCCTCCAGTCGGTCGAGGTCTCCTTCGATGCCGCGAGGCCCGGCCTCCTCGAAGCGCTCAGGACGCTCCCGCAGGTCAATGAGGTCAGGAAAGAGGGGGATAAGTTCAGGCTCTACACCGCTGACCCCCCGGAGGTCCTTGGCTCCCTCTGTGTGCTTGCAAAAGAGCAAAACCTGCGCCCCATCAGCGTCACCACCCGCGGGCCGAGCCTGGAGGAGGTCTTTATCCGCCTCACGGGGCTCTCCATCGGCACGAAGAAGGAGACGGGAGAAGCCGATGCCGGGCTGGTTTGA